CAGTGAAGAAAGGCCAGCTTCTTGCGACGTTAGACCCCCGCGACTATCAGACACAGTTAAAGCAGGCTCAGAGCAATCAGGCGCAGGCTCAGGCTCAGTACGAAAACGCACAGGCAAACTTCAAGCGATATGAGAATCTCTACAAGCAGAAAGTCATAGCACGCTCGCAATATGACACATACAAGACTCAATTGAATGTCGCTGAGTCATCGCTGAATGTCGCGAAAGCCGCAACTACCGCCGTGCGCGACTCGCTGAAGGATACGGAACTCCGTGCGCCGTTTGACGGTGTAATTGTTGACAGGATGGTAGAAAGTTTCCAGGACGTGAACGCAAAACAGACGATTTTCATTTTGCAGGACATATCCATGTTGGAGATAGTCTTCAACGTCCCGGACACCGATGTGATATGGGCAACAAAAGCGACATCATCAGCCCCCGATTCAATCCGTGCGAAATTTGACGCAATCCCTGAGAGGACTTTTCCCCTGACGCTCAAAGAATTTGTGTTGCAGGCTGACAGAAGCACAAACACTTTCCCCGTAACCGCCGTAATGCCTCAGCAGAGAGATGTAGCCTTATTGCCCGGGATGACCGCTGTTGTAGAGGTTGAAGTTTTAGACTCTGAGGGCGGCGAAAGAGTGTACACAGTTCCGCAGACGGCTGTTGTTACCAGCGGCGACAATGCATATGTATGGCAGTGTGAGGACAACGCGGTGAAACGTGTCAGCGTGAAGCAGAACAGCCCGCATAACAACGGCTTCATTGACATCACAAGCGAACAGCTCAGAGACGGGAATAAAATCGTTGTGGCCGGCGCACATCTTTTGCATGAAGGGCAGAAAGTGAGAATGTAAAATCCTGCTGGACGCATATAAAAAAATCCCCCTCCTGAAATTTTGGGAGAGGGATTTTTTTGCACTGAACACGGCCTGAAATATCGCGCTCAAATTTTATCGGCTCACTGATTTCATTCTGAATCACAAGGGCATCTCAGGCGGCAAAATTTTTCGTGTCTCATCAGCAAGAAACTGCCCGTCATTTTCGCCGATTGCCCCCGCGTGAAAGACTTTCAGCCCTGCTTTTGCGAGAGATACAGGCTGCTTCAGACCTTTTCCGCGCCCGTCATACTTGGCTATTATCTGTTCATACGTGTCCCATATAGGAGTCTCCAGTTTACTTGACAGCCCCGATTCCATTCAACCATATCAGCGAAAGAGTCAATGTTACTCAAAAGAAGTTATAGCCGGCTCCGCATTTGCCGTAATACCCTGCCGCAGGGAAATATTAACTAAGTATTTATATTACGTTCTGTTAAAAAAAATCACGTGGAATAGTAGAGGACGCAAAAATCTCCATCTGCTTTTTCATGCGTAAAAGTTTCGCAGACGGCTAATTTATCTCGGCTGTGCTTGTCTTTTCTCCGTAATATCAGTTAAAGGAGTATTTCAGGCTGTCTCCGCTCTTTGCTTCCCCGTCCTCAAGAACCCGCGCAAAGATTCCTTCACGGGGCATTACACAATCCCCGGCAGCTTTGCGAATCGCACAATCGTTATGGCACTCTTTGCCGATCTGCGTAACTTCACATAACGCCGTCCCGATTCGGATTTTCGTCCCGACAGGCAAATCATGAAGCGTTATCCCCTGAGTCAAAATGTTCTCCGCGAATGCCCCGGCCGGAAATTTCATCCCCGTAACTTTTTCGAGCCTCGCTACACTTTCAACCGCAAGAAGACTCACCTGCCTATGCCACTTTCCTGCATGAGCGTCGCCGACAATCCCATAATCTTTTCTGAGCGTGATACTTTTCACCGCGTGTTTCTGCTCCCCCTTTCGTTCACTTATGCAGACCGCTAAAATTTTTGGCACTACGACTCCGCAGTCCTGAGTTTTTCCCGCAAGCATATCAGTTCCGTGATGAATCGCGGCTTTCACGGCATTGAAACATTCACGCGCTGCCTTCTCGCTTCCGGGCAAATTGATGATGAGCGACTCACCCCGAATCCCAGCAACCGAACGCGACAAACATCCCATAGGCGTAATCTTCATGCTTTCGGCTCTCATCGCCTCCGGGATTCCGCGAGTCTCACGCTCAATCACGGATAACGTTGCTTCAGGCGTAACATCACGCGGAGAAAATCCCGTCCCGCCTGTCGTAAGTATCAGTGTGATTCTCATCCCGTCAGAACATTTCAGAAGCTCAGACTTTATCACGTCAAAATCATCGGGAATAATTTTTGTGTAAACTACTTCCCAGTTGTCAGACTCAAGAATCTTCACCAGTGCCGGCCCGCTTGTGTCGACTCTTTCACCTTTTGACCCTTTATCGCTTATCGTTATTACTGCTGCACGCTTCATAATCTCCGTGAACGCCTCCGCTCTTTGTGAGTAATTTTATGTCCGTTATCGTCATATCCTTTTGCACAGCCTTGCACATGTCGTACACCGTCAACAATGCGACACTTACCGCCGTTAATGCTTCCATCTCGACTCCAGTCCGCCCTGAGCAGGAAATTTCAGCCGTAACATTCACCGTCAGACTCTCCTCGTCAAGTGTGAACGATATATCCGCGCCGTTAAGGTTTAACGTGTGGCACATCGGGATTAAGTCGGGAGTCCTTTTCGCGCCCATTATCCCCGCTATCTGCGCCACTGTCAGAACATCGCCCTTCTTCATTCCGCCCGTCTGAATCAGCCTGAATGTCTCGGCATTTACGTGAATTTTTCCTGACGCTGTAGCCTTGCGCCGGGTTATGTCCTTGTCGCCTACGTTTACCATTTTCGCGCGCCCGCTGTCGTTGAAGTGCGTGAAGTCCATGAATTTATCAGCCTCCGATTCTGTTCATTGCCCGTAATGATTCTGTGATGTGATTTTCGCAAAGGTGATGGCGTTTCGGTTTCGACATTATTGCGCGTGTGATGAGGGATTTGATTTCGTGCTTTGTCTTGTGCCGTATGAAAATCTCTGTGTCAGAATGCAGGCAGGGCTTCAAATACCCGTCAGCAGTCAGCCGAATCCTGTTGCACGAATCGCAGAACGACTCACTAATCGGACTTATGAATCCTATACGGCCCTTTGCGTTTTTGAGTCTGTAAATTTTCGCTACCCCGTCTGACTCTAAAGGCTCAATATCCGGGAGCATGTCAAAAATTTTCTGTGAGGAAATGAATCCGTCAGCAAAATTTTCAACCATCGGCATCAGCTCAATGAAGCGAATATCTATATCACGCTCAAGAGTCATCCCGGCCATGTCGGAAATTTCATCATCATTGAAGCCCCTAATCAGAACCGTGTTAATTTTCACCCGAAATCCCGCGCTCATTGCCGACTCTATTCCCTGCAGAACGTCAGCGATATTCCCTCCGCGTGTGATGTACGAATATTTTTCCGGCCTCAATGTGTCGAGGCTGATATTGATTCGTTCAACGCCTGACGATCTGAGACTCTCAGCTAATTTCGGCAGTAATATTCCGTTTGTCGTAATGCAAATCTCGTTAATGCCGGGGATTTCGTGAGTACGTCTGCAAATTGAGATAATATTTTTCTTCACTAACGGTTCTCCGCCAGTGAAACGAATCTTTCTTATGCCAAGCTCAGACGCAACTTCAATCACCGTAATAATTTCTTCCTCGCTCATAATGTCGTCATGATTTTTCTTTATGACACCTTCAGCTGGCATACAGTAACGGCACCGCAAATTACACAGGTCAGTAACAGACACCCGCATATACGTTATCTCGCGCCCGTAAGAATCCTTCATGCTAATACCGTCCGAATGTGCAATTAGGGTAACGGCATTCCGCGCATAGCTGGCACAATCCGCCGTCAGCAAGACGAATCAAATCATCCCGCGTGAATTTCAGCCCCGTGAAAATCTGAGGCAGTAAGACATCAAAGACTGTTACGGGCATCATTATTGCCGCGCCGGGGACTCCGATTATCGCCGTGTCATTCAGGTATGCTAACATCGTCATGTTTCCGGGCTGTGAGGGGACTCCGTATGAGACGATTTCCGCGCCTGTGTGAGCGATTGCGGAGGGCGTGAGGTCGTCAGGGTCTACGGACATTCCGCCGGACATGATGACAATATCCGCGTTCTGAGTCATGTATGACGTTATCGCGGAGTCCAGCATTCCGGGGTCATCATCGCAGAGAGTAACGCCCAAAATTTCGCACGGATAATTTTCGAGTTTCCTGCGCGCTACGGCCTCGAACTTGTCGCAAATGAGTCCGTGATAAATTTCTGAGCCAGTGATAATAATTCCGGCCTTCATTGGCTTGTATGGTAAAAGGGAAATTAATTTTTTCTCACGGCAAATATTTTCGGCCATGATGATATTCGACTCGTGAGTAACAAGCGGAATGATTCGCATTGACGCAAGACGGGAATTTTTGCTGACGGGGTAATGATTCGGCAGTGTCGAGATTGTAACGTCATCAACAGAATTAACCGCCCTCAATAATTCCGTGTCAACCGTGAACAATCCGCAAATGTCAGCCGTCATTACTATTTTCCCCTCAGAAGGCCCGGTGAAGTGAGTCCCTTCCGTCCTGCAAATTTCCGCGAGTCTCAATGCTGCGTCATCCTCGTGAATTTCTCCTGACTCTGACTCCCATATGAACACGTGCTTTTTTCCCAGTCTCAGCAATTCGGGAATATCGTCCTGCGTTATGACATGGCCGCGCTTGAATGCAGCACCCTTGAATCCGTCCCGCATGGCCGTAACATCGTGGCACAATTCGAGTCCTAATGCGTTTTCCGTCTTAACTTTCCTCATATCAGAAATCCTTTCAGCTTTTCGCCCGCCTGAATTTGTCCGCTCCCGGCCGGAATCACTGCCATTACGTTACAGCCCGACATAGTACGCAAAATTCCGTTGCCCTGCTCTGAAGGGACGCGCATAAATATTTTTCCGTCAGCAAATTTCAGAGTCCCGCGAATGATTCGTGTGATTGGACTCTTTTTGCCGAATGAATCCGCGAGGGCTATATCAATTTCGACTGGCATAAAATCTTTCAGGCCGGATAATTTTTTCAGGGCAGGAAGCGCGACGGCGTAATAATTTGTGAGTGCTGAAGCAGGATTGCCCGACAAACAGCAGATTAGCCTGCCATTTTTCACGGCGTATATACATTTCCCGCCGGGCTTGAGTTCGACATCACGCACGAGAATTTCAGCGCGCAAAATTTTCAACGCTTCCGGCATTCTGTCATAATCCCCCGCTGAGACTCCCCCCGTAACAATAATCACATCACACGATGATAATGCCTCCGACATTATTCGGGCGATTTCGTTCTCATCATCACATGCAACGCCGATAAAATCCGGGATAAATCCTGCGAGCGTTAATGCGGTCTCAAATGTATAACGGCTTGTGTTGTAGATTTTTCCGTCTGTTAATGGCGAATGTATGTCGGCGATTTCATTTCCTGTTGAGATTATGCCGATTACGGGCTTACGGTAGGCGATGATTTCTGCGATGCCCTGCGACGCTATGAGTCCTGCCCGGCCCGCGTCAATAATTTCTCCGTTCCTCACGATGACATTTCCGGCTTTAACGTCCTCGCCTGCCCTGATGATATTTTCACCGCCCGCAAATTTCCGGCTGATTGTAACCTCGCTGTCAGTAAATTCTGTGTCCTCGTATTTCGTTACAGCGTCTGCACCTTCAGGAATCATTGCGCCCGTCAAAATCTTTGCGGACTCGCCATGCTTCAGCGGCATTTGCGGCGGATCTCCTGCGCGGATCTCCTGCGTGATTCGTAATTTTCCGGGAACGTCCCCGGCCATGAATGCGAATCCGTCATAGGGTGAACGGTCGAATGAAGGCACGTTGATTTTTGCGGTTATATCTTGCGCTGAGACTCTCCCGGCTGATTCGGACAATGATATTTTTTCCGATGATACGGGGATAACATTTTCAGCGACAATATTTCTTGCTTCTTCGTAAGTCAACAACTCTCACTCCTTCAGCATCAATAAATTTTCGGGCGGAAATGAAATTCTCACGGTCTCAGACTCAATTTCACGCCACAAAGTTTTATCCGCTTCCCAAAATATCGGGTCTGCGTTTACTTTTGCGAGCAACATTACAGTAAATGAGAACGGATTTTCGACAGCCTGAATGACTCTGCACGTGAAAGAATTGACTCCGCCTCCGTGAATGATATTGTTCGATCTTATTCCGACATATTTCGGGTCGCCGTGATTGTCCGGGCATTGAAGCTCTATGTCCCAGTCGTAAGCGTAAATTTTTCCGTCTGTGAATTTTGCGCGTGATATATTCTTGCAGCCTGTGAGGATTGCGGCGTGTTTCGTTTTTGGACTGCTGAAAACGTCATCCGTTGCACCGGAAATTTCGACATGCCCCCCGTGAATGACCGCTATTTTTCCGCAGAGCCTGTACGACTCCTCCATGCTGTGAGACACAAGAATCACAGTCCCGCAAAACTCACGGAAAACTTCTGAGAGTTCGCGCTCAGTCTGAAAACGTAAATGGCTGTCCAACGCTGAGAAAGGCTCATCAAGCATTAAGATTTTGGGACGGGACAACAGAGTCCGGGCTAATGCTGTGCGCTGCTTCTGGCCTCCTGAAATTTGAGACGGCAATAGATTTCTCACGCTCTCAAGACCGAAACGCCGTATTAATTCTTCAGACTCAATTTTTGACTCGCGGTTTCTTCCTGCGACTCTGATATTCTCCTCGACTGTCATATTCGGGAACAATGCGTAATCCTGAAACATCAAGCCCGTGTGCCTTCTCTGCGGAGGAAGATTTACCCCCTTTGCGCTGTCGAAAACCGTAACGCCGTCAATGATGATTTTTCCCTCATCAGGCTTAACGATTCCGGCAATACATGAGAGAGTCAGACTCTTCCCTGAACCTGACGCACCGAGAACCGCGAGACTCTCATCACCGACATCAAGCGAGACATTGAGACTGAAGCCCGGAAATTTCTTGCGTATGTCAGCATAAAGGCTCATGATTTCCCCCGCTCAATAACATTCAGCGCAAGCAAGACAGCGAATGATATTGCGATGTTGACGAGTACCCATTTCACAGCAAGCTCATCATTTCCCGTCCGCCAGAGATGATATACAGTCGTTGAAATTGTCGCGGTCTTCCCGGGAATATACCCCGCAATCATGCTCGTAGCTCCGTATTCGCCCAATGCACGAGCGAACGACAGAACAGCACCTGCCGTAATGCCTTTCCTGCTACACGGTACGACAATCCGCCAGAACGTGAACGACTCAGACAGTCCGAGAATCTTTGCGGAGTGTATGATGTTTTTGCTGACGGCCTCGAATGCCCCGCGCGATGTTCTGTACATTAACGGGAACGAAACGACAACTGACGCGAATATAGCCGAGTGCCACGACATAGACAGCCTCACGCCGAAATGAGCCATAACCCACGCTCCAATAACACGCCTCGGCCCTAAGAGTCTCAGCAGGAAATATCCCGTAACAGTCGGAGGAAGCACAAGAGGCAGAGTCAGAATCACATCAACGACTCCGCGAAACATGGCCGGAAGTTTTGACACATACCAAGCCGCAATTATCCCCGTGAAGAACACAATCACGCACGAGACAACAGCGACTC
This DNA window, taken from Synergistaceae bacterium, encodes the following:
- a CDS encoding efflux RND transporter periplasmic adaptor subunit, whose protein sequence is MKRLIEIIILVGLVFGAYKGLELMRGQEEEIQLKEVIRPVKTVTLRSNGKGGLWQYYGTLQGGRRVDLSFRVPGPIRSIRVDKGASVKKGQLLATLDPRDYQTQLKQAQSNQAQAQAQYENAQANFKRYENLYKQKVIARSQYDTYKTQLNVAESSLNVAKAATTAVRDSLKDTELRAPFDGVIVDRMVESFQDVNAKQTIFILQDISMLEIVFNVPDTDVIWATKATSSAPDSIRAKFDAIPERTFPLTLKEFVLQADRSTNTFPVTAVMPQQRDVALLPGMTAVVEVEVLDSEGGERVYTVPQTAVVTSGDNAYVWQCEDNAVKRVSVKQNSPHNNGFIDITSEQLRDGNKIVVAGAHLLHEGQKVRM
- the moaC gene encoding cyclic pyranopterin monophosphate synthase MoaC; the protein is MDFTHFNDSGRAKMVNVGDKDITRRKATASGKIHVNAETFRLIQTGGMKKGDVLTVAQIAGIMGAKRTPDLIPMCHTLNLNGADISFTLDEESLTVNVTAEISCSGRTGVEMEALTAVSVALLTVYDMCKAVQKDMTITDIKLLTKSGGVHGDYEACSSNNDKR
- the moaA gene encoding GTP 3',8-cyclase MoaA: MKDSYGREITYMRVSVTDLCNLRCRYCMPAEGVIKKNHDDIMSEEEIITVIEVASELGIRKIRFTGGEPLVKKNIISICRRTHEIPGINEICITTNGILLPKLAESLRSSGVERINISLDTLRPEKYSYITRGGNIADVLQGIESAMSAGFRVKINTVLIRGFNDDEISDMAGMTLERDIDIRFIELMPMVENFADGFISSQKIFDMLPDIEPLESDGVAKIYRLKNAKGRIGFISPISESFCDSCNRIRLTADGYLKPCLHSDTEIFIRHKTKHEIKSLITRAIMSKPKRHHLCENHITESLRAMNRIGG
- a CDS encoding molybdopterin-binding protein, translating into MRKVKTENALGLELCHDVTAMRDGFKGAAFKRGHVITQDDIPELLRLGKKHVFIWESESGEIHEDDAALRLAEICRTEGTHFTGPSEGKIVMTADICGLFTVDTELLRAVNSVDDVTISTLPNHYPVSKNSRLASMRIIPLVTHESNIIMAENICREKKLISLLPYKPMKAGIIITGSEIYHGLICDKFEAVARRKLENYPCEILGVTLCDDDPGMLDSAITSYMTQNADIVIMSGGMSVDPDDLTPSAIAHTGAEIVSYGVPSQPGNMTMLAYLNDTAIIGVPGAAIMMPVTVFDVLLPQIFTGLKFTRDDLIRLADGGLCQLCAECRYPNCTFGRY
- a CDS encoding molybdopterin molybdotransferase MoeA — its product is MTYEEARNIVAENVIPVSSEKISLSESAGRVSAQDITAKINVPSFDRSPYDGFAFMAGDVPGKLRITQEIRAGDPPQMPLKHGESAKILTGAMIPEGADAVTKYEDTEFTDSEVTISRKFAGGENIIRAGEDVKAGNVIVRNGEIIDAGRAGLIASQGIAEIIAYRKPVIGIISTGNEIADIHSPLTDGKIYNTSRYTFETALTLAGFIPDFIGVACDDENEIARIMSEALSSCDVIIVTGGVSAGDYDRMPEALKILRAEILVRDVELKPGGKCIYAVKNGRLICCLSGNPASALTNYYAVALPALKKLSGLKDFMPVEIDIALADSFGKKSPITRIIRGTLKFADGKIFMRVPSEQGNGILRTMSGCNVMAVIPAGSGQIQAGEKLKGFLI
- a CDS encoding ATP-binding cassette domain-containing protein: MSLYADIRKKFPGFSLNVSLDVGDESLAVLGASGSGKSLTLSCIAGIVKPDEGKIIIDGVTVFDSAKGVNLPPQRRHTGLMFQDYALFPNMTVEENIRVAGRNRESKIESEELIRRFGLESVRNLLPSQISGGQKQRTALARTLLSRPKILMLDEPFSALDSHLRFQTERELSEVFREFCGTVILVSHSMEESYRLCGKIAVIHGGHVEISGATDDVFSSPKTKHAAILTGCKNISRAKFTDGKIYAYDWDIELQCPDNHGDPKYVGIRSNNIIHGGGVNSFTCRVIQAVENPFSFTVMLLAKVNADPIFWEADKTLWREIESETVRISFPPENLLMLKE
- the modB gene encoding molybdate ABC transporter permease subunit; translation: MDFYPLYNSLRVAVVSCVIVFFTGIIAAWYVSKLPAMFRGVVDVILTLPLVLPPTVTGYFLLRLLGPRRVIGAWVMAHFGVRLSMSWHSAIFASVVVSFPLMYRTSRGAFEAVSKNIIHSAKILGLSESFTFWRIVVPCSRKGITAGAVLSFARALGEYGATSMIAGYIPGKTATISTTVYHLWRTGNDELAVKWVLVNIAISFAVLLALNVIERGKS